A section of the bacterium genome encodes:
- a CDS encoding MFS transporter yields MTPFKRTFIALYMAIFMSSLGLGILSPILPAYVDSFSASSFVLGIVFGIYSAARTLFMPPVGILSDRFGRKPFILSGLLLFAVVSPLYALAGNVYQLMLVRFFQGIAAAMLVPVAMSAIGDLSPRGREGFIMGSFTSAFFAGLGFGPLIGGFMSDKYSMAAAFYSMGIMSLAALVFTVFALPSQQGGFKGKEAPEVTSGFSKAPKRHFIIMDRPMAGLFFFRFTRAVGIGLVWVIMPLYAVKSLNLSALQVGILLSVNTFITTLLQSPFGHLSDRFGHMKAITAGSVLAGAAVAFIGWSRGFEDLLYISAFLGVSGALIVPAGSALAVSLGRTRGMGRTMGLYNSSLSLGTMLGPVIGGALLDLANVQAVFLSGSMLGLLGLSVLVVMYPSGENSEFRIEN; encoded by the coding sequence ATGACTCCCTTTAAAAGAACATTCATCGCTCTGTACATGGCAATTTTCATGTCTTCATTGGGCCTGGGGATCCTGAGTCCCATCCTCCCGGCGTATGTAGACAGCTTTTCCGCGTCCTCCTTCGTTTTGGGCATCGTATTCGGTATTTACTCGGCGGCAAGGACCCTGTTTATGCCGCCAGTGGGCATCCTCAGTGATCGATTCGGTCGCAAACCCTTTATTCTTTCAGGGCTTTTGCTCTTTGCGGTTGTCTCACCCCTTTACGCATTGGCGGGCAATGTGTACCAGCTGATGCTTGTAAGGTTTTTCCAGGGCATAGCAGCTGCGATGCTCGTACCGGTAGCCATGTCTGCAATAGGAGACCTTTCTCCCCGGGGCAGGGAAGGGTTTATCATGGGGTCCTTCACGTCGGCTTTTTTTGCGGGCCTTGGTTTTGGTCCCCTCATAGGCGGCTTTATGAGTGACAAGTACTCTATGGCAGCGGCATTCTATTCAATGGGGATAATGTCACTTGCCGCTCTTGTTTTCACCGTTTTCGCTCTGCCGTCCCAGCAGGGAGGGTTCAAAGGGAAAGAGGCACCGGAAGTCACTTCCGGCTTTTCCAAAGCCCCGAAACGGCATTTTATCATCATGGACCGACCCATGGCTGGCCTGTTTTTTTTCCGCTTCACGAGGGCTGTAGGAATTGGGCTGGTTTGGGTTATCATGCCTCTTTATGCCGTAAAATCCCTCAACCTGTCGGCACTCCAGGTTGGTATCCTGCTCTCGGTCAACACCTTCATTACTACATTGCTCCAGTCACCGTTTGGACACCTGTCAGACAGGTTCGGGCACATGAAGGCCATCACCGCCGGGAGCGTCCTCGCTGGTGCTGCAGTAGCATTCATCGGGTGGTCCAGGGGTTTTGAGGACCTTCTGTACATTTCAGCGTTCCTTGGGGTCTCCGGGGCGTTGATCGTTCCAGCCGGTTCAGCCCTGGCCGTTTCCCTTGGTAGAACCAGGGGTATGGGCAGGACTATGGGTCTGTACAATTCATCCCTGAGCCTGGGGACCATGCTGGGACCGGTGATAGGTGGTGCTTTGCTCGATCTTGCAAACGTACAGGCTGTATTTCTTAGCGGGTCCATGCTGGGTCTGCTGGGGTTGTCAGTGCTTGTGGTTATGTACCCGTCCGGGGAAAATTCCGAATTCAGGATTGAGAATTAA
- a CDS encoding lysophospholipid acyltransferase family protein, with protein MNPYSLIVGVRALVLIPFSILALGSVATILIFLGAGERYINGPLARYWARFVLRLAAARVTVYGPGNISSAEESYIVVMNHQSNMDIPVIIHSLPLQLRFIGKIELKKVPIFGNALIRAGHFLIDRSDLQKAMVGINASVEAMKERGVSVVFAPEGTRSSDGKLLPFKKGAFVMAIETGIQILPITINGTRQSLPKGSLWTRSADVAVTIHPPVPTGSYSYDDREKLSEKVRSIIENALVVQH; from the coding sequence ATGAACCCATATTCACTTATAGTGGGGGTCAGAGCCCTGGTTTTGATCCCGTTTTCCATCCTTGCTCTCGGCAGCGTGGCCACAATCCTGATCTTTCTCGGTGCAGGCGAGCGTTACATCAACGGTCCCCTGGCTAGATACTGGGCCCGTTTTGTGCTAAGGCTGGCTGCTGCCAGGGTAACTGTTTACGGCCCCGGCAACATCTCCTCGGCAGAAGAATCGTATATAGTGGTTATGAATCACCAGAGTAATATGGACATACCGGTTATCATTCATTCCCTTCCACTTCAGCTTCGATTTATCGGCAAAATAGAACTCAAAAAGGTGCCCATATTCGGAAATGCGCTCATCAGAGCCGGTCACTTTCTCATCGACAGAAGTGATCTCCAGAAGGCAATGGTTGGCATAAATGCGTCAGTTGAGGCAATGAAGGAGCGTGGCGTTTCAGTAGTTTTTGCTCCTGAAGGCACCCGATCCAGTGACGGGAAGCTTCTTCCCTTTAAAAAAGGAGCTTTTGTCATGGCCATCGAAACCGGCATTCAGATACTCCCGATCACGATAAATGGGACAAGGCAATCCCTGCCAAAAGGCAGCTTGTGGACCAGAAGCGCTGACGTTGCAGTTACGATCCACCCGCCTGTACCCACTGGATCATACTCTTATGACGACAGGGAAAAACTTTCGGAAAAGGTGAGATCTATCATTGAAAATGCCCTTGTGGTTCAGCATTGA
- a CDS encoding response regulator yields MVCKKGKILVVDDEHLLRWSVCRFLEGEGFIALEAASGPEALQILQSEDIWILITDLMMPVMDGIELIRQARIHIPDLTILVITAVDSPGPIHSAKEAGAMHTFTKPIPFEDLVGTIQRIM; encoded by the coding sequence ATGGTTTGTAAAAAGGGTAAAATTCTTGTTGTGGATGATGAGCATCTACTGCGTTGGTCCGTTTGCCGCTTTCTGGAAGGTGAAGGCTTCATCGCTCTGGAGGCAGCATCCGGTCCTGAGGCGCTCCAGATCTTGCAGAGTGAGGACATCTGGATTCTCATTACTGACCTGATGATGCCTGTTATGGACGGCATTGAGCTGATTCGGCAGGCTAGAATCCACATCCCTGACCTGACCATACTCGTTATTACTGCTGTGGATTCTCCCGGCCCCATTCATTCCGCCAAGGAAGCAGGCGCCATGCATACCTTTACCAAGCCCATCCCCTTTGAAGACCTTGTAGGAACGATTCAAAGAATCATGTAG
- a CDS encoding CsgG/HfaB family protein yields the protein MTMSNRILSVFALPLAMLFLVSCTTAGGNSNVMDEQEISYPPYDGPKKRIAVLEFDNKVNNRWWDRSWNIEDRLTEMVITELMKTNRFIVVERGSLNEVLSEQDLGASGRVRQETAAKIGEVLGAQVLLKGAITEFIEKESGGAGGILIGGIGIGGKTSTGHVAMDLRLIDATTGQILQSERAEGKISSSGIGGIAFFSGVAFGGTSYKKTALGKATRAAVSDAVMFVVNNMEDQPWQGMVVKAEGNQIYINAGYNMNIQMDSVFTVYSKGEDLIDPGSGLSLGSALSRSGTVRVTQVSDKFSIASSIEGSGFKRGDVVKLQ from the coding sequence ATGACCATGAGTAACCGGATCTTAAGTGTATTCGCTTTACCGTTGGCTATGCTGTTTCTGGTTTCATGTACGACAGCCGGAGGAAACAGTAATGTAATGGACGAGCAGGAAATCAGTTACCCGCCATATGACGGTCCCAAAAAACGGATCGCCGTCCTGGAGTTTGACAACAAGGTTAACAACAGATGGTGGGATCGCAGCTGGAACATTGAAGACCGGCTTACTGAGATGGTCATCACTGAGTTGATGAAAACTAACCGTTTCATTGTAGTTGAGAGAGGTTCACTTAATGAGGTTCTCTCAGAGCAGGACCTGGGTGCCAGCGGCAGGGTCCGGCAGGAAACAGCTGCCAAAATAGGAGAGGTACTGGGAGCTCAGGTCCTGTTAAAGGGAGCCATCACCGAATTCATCGAAAAAGAGAGTGGCGGCGCCGGTGGGATCCTGATTGGCGGTATAGGCATCGGCGGGAAGACCAGCACCGGGCACGTGGCAATGGATCTGCGCCTTATCGACGCGACCACCGGCCAGATACTACAGTCGGAAAGGGCCGAAGGAAAGATCTCCAGCTCCGGGATCGGTGGAATAGCTTTCTTCAGCGGGGTTGCCTTTGGCGGAACCTCATACAAGAAGACAGCATTGGGAAAAGCGACGCGAGCTGCTGTTTCCGATGCTGTTATGTTCGTAGTCAACAACATGGAAGACCAGCCGTGGCAGGGAATGGTGGTTAAGGCGGAAGGGAACCAGATCTACATTAACGCAGGCTATAATATGAATATCCAGATGGACTCGGTTTTCACTGTCTACTCCAAAGGTGAGGACCTCATCGACCCGGGCAGCGGCCTCAGCCTCGGGAGCGCCCTTTCCCGGTCCGGAACTGTTCGAGTCACTCAGGTTTCGGATAAATTTTCTATTGCAAGCTCTATCGAGGGTTCCGGATTCAAAAGAGGGGATGTGGTTAAACTTCAGTGA
- a CDS encoding response regulator produces the protein MSSNGKIILIVDDDSSIQELLRIILTKNGYTVHQAIDGEQAIHKYMEVQPDLVISDISMPKGDGFNVAIIIRSKEREGQHIPILLISAFYDDHANVQNAERCGADGFLPKPFTQKQLIGAVENLLVNTDG, from the coding sequence ATGAGTAGTAACGGTAAAATCATCTTGATTGTGGACGATGACTCCAGCATTCAGGAACTTCTGAGGATCATTTTGACCAAGAACGGATACACTGTTCATCAAGCTATCGATGGAGAACAGGCGATTCACAAATATATGGAGGTTCAGCCTGACCTTGTGATCAGCGATATATCCATGCCGAAAGGGGATGGTTTTAACGTCGCGATCATTATCAGGAGCAAGGAGCGTGAAGGTCAGCACATCCCAATTCTGCTCATAAGCGCTTTTTACGACGACCATGCTAACGTTCAGAACGCCGAAAGATGCGGTGCCGATGGATTTCTCCCCAAGCCGTTCACTCAAAAACAGCTTATTGGAGCTGTAGAAAACCTTCTGGTTAACACCGATGGGTAG
- a CDS encoding response regulator, giving the protein MKKILLVDADIKLLNKLGKRISKAGYEIDTASDGSGALESALLKKPDLIITNYHLPLFDGERLRAFLRNNPTTTHIPFIFLIDAERGHDEVLASIGGEADTFLLKPFRWHDMQEKIETAFDPLGEKPISQTVGTGVEGSLAEVSLVDLLQIFGLNRRTGTLILQHGEQQGRIHLSEGSVVSALLGETTGEKALYRILRWHDGNFRYNPGPANVTKDISRSMDALLMEGMRQLDEWESLVKLMPPLGTVLKLSKSRDELPQNMRPVTQEVLLLMEFYNTLQDIIEKSTHTDYDVCQSILGLIQKGIINTSGEGRSSPIKDEPLITGEEALKIHRILRPGQGDLADYHWGKILVFSSDIELITLFISSISEDAEFKLSRENFSNQEIINSSFGAMGTLEISENTYLQVFLLPSSRQSLPLWKAFSEGTVGAFILHGGDIGDDIQSIEAVKSFIEGELKRPVVVKEISESTRVPNQGTNTFRELFGRILDGQSESEVAHK; this is encoded by the coding sequence ATGAAGAAGATTCTCCTTGTGGACGCCGACATCAAGCTTCTCAATAAGCTCGGTAAACGGATCAGCAAAGCCGGTTATGAGATCGACACGGCTTCGGACGGGTCCGGCGCCCTCGAATCTGCTCTCCTGAAAAAGCCCGACCTCATCATCACAAACTATCACCTTCCACTATTCGATGGAGAACGCCTGAGAGCCTTTTTAAGAAACAACCCCACAACAACACATATTCCGTTCATCTTCCTCATTGACGCCGAAAGGGGCCACGATGAGGTTCTTGCATCTATCGGGGGTGAAGCCGACACCTTCCTGCTAAAACCTTTCCGCTGGCACGATATGCAGGAAAAAATCGAGACAGCCTTTGATCCACTGGGCGAAAAACCGATTTCTCAAACTGTAGGCACTGGTGTTGAAGGCAGCCTTGCGGAAGTGTCCCTGGTAGACCTTCTTCAGATTTTCGGTCTTAACAGGCGCACGGGGACGCTGATCCTTCAGCACGGAGAGCAGCAGGGCAGGATACATCTTTCAGAAGGTTCAGTGGTGAGCGCCTTACTGGGAGAGACCACCGGCGAAAAAGCCCTGTACAGGATATTGAGATGGCACGATGGCAATTTCAGGTACAATCCCGGGCCTGCCAATGTGACCAAGGATATCTCGCGCTCCATGGATGCCCTCCTGATGGAAGGTATGCGCCAATTGGATGAATGGGAATCGCTAGTTAAACTGATGCCTCCACTGGGCACTGTGCTGAAGCTTTCCAAATCCAGGGATGAACTTCCCCAGAATATGCGTCCTGTTACCCAGGAAGTCCTCCTTCTGATGGAGTTCTATAACACCCTCCAGGACATTATAGAAAAATCCACTCATACTGACTACGACGTTTGCCAATCGATCCTTGGCCTCATCCAGAAGGGGATTATCAACACAAGCGGCGAAGGGAGGTCCTCCCCCATCAAAGATGAACCACTAATAACAGGTGAGGAAGCCCTCAAAATCCACAGGATCCTGAGGCCCGGCCAGGGCGATTTAGCCGATTACCATTGGGGTAAAATACTGGTTTTTTCATCTGACATTGAACTGATCACTCTCTTTATTTCCAGTATCAGTGAAGACGCCGAATTTAAGCTTTCGAGAGAGAATTTCTCGAATCAGGAGATCATCAACTCTTCATTTGGCGCAATGGGTACCCTGGAAATTTCTGAAAACACATACCTGCAGGTTTTCCTTTTGCCATCCTCAAGACAATCTCTCCCACTCTGGAAAGCCTTTTCCGAAGGTACGGTGGGGGCGTTCATTCTTCACGGGGGAGATATAGGAGATGACATTCAATCTATTGAAGCGGTAAAGTCGTTCATAGAAGGAGAACTCAAACGACCTGTAGTGGTCAAGGAGATCTCAGAGTCCACACGGGTTCCAAATCAGGGTACCAATACCTTCAGAGAGCTTTTCGGCAGGATCCTGGATGGTCAATCAGAGAGCGAGGTAGCGCACAAATGA
- a CDS encoding diguanylate cyclase produces the protein MTESNIIHRAEDLQDLTKLSDDLLIRLMEKADASSGAVWVLDQDQSFRMVISRGEDHRSRSIDPGEIIHRHEEIFRGTPFFEQRRGKVVLNSVFLPILHVGVLVALAHLELNTYNESDLDGNTLEDVRTIAEGYATFLNNAQTLDRMRSNPLRDLESDTYNEPFVLDFLKRQVTMGNRFRRRVGLISLEYEGAEYFQKNQSYRLVQAMIKDISETLQGILRDYDVVSHVGNFRFIMGVPETDSLGCRITIERIRRGFGRLSYLGERFERYGLKPHFGFACFPEDGDTAEDLLSKALKNAYDSRTDSFNNSQWEKKGFWEMIEAFTTGTDTHGLSVLKDTEPMMFQASFTYLLQEAIINDIIQNPERRGLFYIGTDNVLITEALLAKNTFLPRTATRVGVFGDLTGAHTLNDLNINTISIPPEQSKSFQFILLLTDRVAYALMGVHHRIDDWKGFHTSHDKLVERLVFKLREEYSLQDQI, from the coding sequence ATGACTGAGAGCAACATCATACATCGAGCTGAGGACCTTCAGGACCTCACAAAACTCTCAGATGATCTCCTGATACGTCTTATGGAGAAAGCTGATGCCTCATCTGGTGCCGTGTGGGTCCTGGATCAGGATCAATCTTTCCGGATGGTTATCTCCAGAGGGGAGGATCACAGGAGCAGGTCTATCGATCCCGGTGAGATCATTCACCGACACGAAGAAATTTTCAGAGGCACTCCCTTCTTTGAACAGCGGAGGGGAAAGGTCGTACTGAATAGCGTATTCCTCCCGATCCTTCATGTGGGCGTTCTGGTAGCCTTGGCACACCTGGAACTGAATACATACAATGAATCAGATCTCGATGGAAATACTCTGGAGGATGTCAGAACGATCGCAGAGGGTTATGCGACATTCCTCAACAATGCCCAGACTCTTGACAGGATGAGGAGCAACCCTTTAAGGGACCTTGAATCGGATACTTATAACGAGCCGTTTGTTCTGGACTTCCTGAAGCGGCAAGTCACCATGGGTAACAGGTTCAGGCGGAGGGTAGGTTTGATCAGTCTGGAGTATGAAGGTGCTGAGTATTTTCAGAAAAACCAGAGCTACCGCCTTGTACAGGCCATGATCAAGGATATCTCGGAAACCCTTCAGGGGATTTTGAGAGATTACGACGTGGTCTCGCACGTAGGGAATTTTCGATTCATTATGGGGGTTCCTGAGACAGACAGTCTCGGATGTCGGATCACCATCGAGCGCATCCGGCGTGGTTTTGGCAGGTTGAGCTACCTGGGAGAACGTTTTGAAAGGTACGGATTAAAACCGCATTTCGGGTTTGCCTGTTTTCCCGAGGATGGCGACACCGCAGAAGATCTTCTGAGCAAAGCACTTAAAAACGCCTATGACAGCCGCACAGACTCCTTTAATAACAGCCAATGGGAGAAAAAAGGGTTCTGGGAAATGATTGAAGCGTTCACAACAGGCACGGATACCCATGGGCTCTCGGTATTGAAAGACACTGAACCGATGATGTTCCAGGCCAGTTTCACCTATCTTCTCCAGGAAGCGATCATCAACGATATTATCCAGAACCCGGAACGTCGCGGACTCTTCTACATCGGTACCGACAACGTCCTTATTACCGAGGCCCTCCTGGCAAAAAACACTTTTCTGCCGCGGACCGCGACCAGGGTTGGAGTGTTCGGGGATCTCACCGGGGCACACACACTCAATGATCTCAACATTAACACAATTTCTATACCTCCCGAGCAATCAAAGAGTTTTCAGTTCATCCTGCTGCTCACCGACAGGGTCGCCTACGCACTCATGGGAGTTCACCACAGGATCGATGACTGGAAAGGGTTCCACACTTCCCATGACAAACTTGTGGAAAGGCTTGTCTTTAAACTGAGGGAAGAGTACTCCCTCCAGGACCAGATATGA
- a CDS encoding VanZ family protein, whose translation MFTSSPCTLHFFIGSLFMESEQRGSGDTHTKSSPKKIWVPPCSLAAAILLFSSTPGAYFPSHPNYLNNIVHLTEFALLAFLLARALLHGRSLTNPGLLLWTTAICVSFGFLDEAHQFLVPERMFDLKDLLYDSVGAVAGSGAYILFKTLNKGRFISRTAATGETDD comes from the coding sequence TTGTTTACCTCTTCACCCTGCACTTTACACTTTTTTATTGGGAGCCTGTTCATGGAGAGCGAGCAGAGAGGATCTGGCGACACGCACACCAAGTCCTCTCCAAAAAAAATATGGGTACCCCCATGCAGCCTGGCGGCTGCCATCCTTCTGTTTTCTTCAACACCAGGGGCCTATTTCCCGAGTCATCCGAATTATTTAAATAATATCGTCCATTTAACAGAGTTCGCCCTACTCGCTTTTCTCCTTGCAAGAGCCCTTTTACACGGGCGATCCCTAACCAATCCTGGCCTATTACTGTGGACAACTGCCATCTGCGTCTCATTCGGTTTTCTGGATGAAGCGCACCAGTTCCTGGTGCCGGAGAGAATGTTCGACCTTAAGGACCTTCTCTATGACTCTGTGGGCGCCGTAGCGGGATCCGGGGCTTATATTCTCTTCAAAACCCTGAATAAAGGCAGATTCATATCCAGGACGGCCGCAACCGGTGAAACGGATGACTGA
- a CDS encoding sigma 54-interacting transcriptional regulator, whose amino-acid sequence MTYTKRISGKDDDQKSRAVLRITEGPGKGTSVEITSAMTIGSRPDSDLRLEDPTVSRKHAEISRTAEGFLLQDLGSTNGTSLNGVRVDRAYLRDGAVVTVGETSMIFSTGADIAMKAGQAASTFGQMVAVSEPMLKAFALLEGLAASNITVLVEGETGTGKELAARAVHDRSPRAERPFVIFDCSTVPGQLMESELFGHAKGAFTGASEARPGAVEEAEGGTLFLDEIGELPLDLQPKLLRLLDLKEFKRVGTSDRKVADVRFVAATNLDLEDQVSRDLFRRDLYFRISAAKVTLLPLRERPGDIPALARYFLGILNRDQGRNMALKKDALGALAKHSWPGNIREMKNLLETAAALCPSDTISAANLPFQAAGSQSSSDGSLAGAEEQAIRDALEKAGGNKRKVARLLGIAPSTLYAKMKKFGLE is encoded by the coding sequence ATGACCTACACAAAACGCATATCAGGCAAGGATGACGATCAGAAGAGCCGGGCGGTACTCCGGATAACCGAGGGTCCCGGCAAGGGGACCTCTGTGGAGATCACCTCCGCCATGACTATCGGAAGCCGCCCGGACAGCGATCTTCGCCTGGAGGACCCTACCGTTTCCAGGAAGCATGCCGAGATCTCCCGAACGGCTGAGGGGTTTCTGCTTCAGGATCTGGGCAGCACCAACGGGACTTCTCTCAACGGGGTCCGGGTGGATCGGGCCTACCTCAGGGATGGTGCCGTTGTCACTGTGGGCGAGACCTCCATGATCTTCAGCACAGGCGCGGACATCGCCATGAAAGCCGGGCAGGCCGCCTCAACCTTTGGTCAGATGGTGGCTGTAAGCGAACCCATGCTCAAGGCCTTCGCTCTTCTCGAGGGCCTGGCCGCCAGCAACATCACCGTTCTCGTTGAGGGGGAGACAGGCACCGGTAAGGAGCTTGCCGCCAGAGCCGTCCACGACCGCAGCCCGAGGGCAGAGCGCCCCTTCGTCATCTTCGACTGCTCCACAGTGCCGGGTCAGCTCATGGAAAGTGAACTGTTCGGTCACGCCAAGGGGGCCTTCACCGGGGCGTCAGAAGCGCGTCCCGGTGCCGTTGAAGAGGCCGAGGGAGGGACTCTGTTTTTAGATGAAATAGGGGAACTCCCCCTGGATCTTCAGCCCAAGCTTCTGAGGCTGCTGGATCTGAAAGAATTCAAAAGGGTCGGCACCTCGGACAGGAAGGTCGCTGATGTCAGGTTCGTGGCGGCAACTAATCTGGATCTCGAAGACCAGGTAAGCCGGGACCTTTTCCGTCGGGACCTGTACTTCAGGATCTCGGCTGCCAAGGTCACCCTCCTTCCCCTTCGGGAGCGGCCCGGAGACATCCCGGCCCTGGCCCGATACTTTCTGGGGATTTTGAACCGGGACCAGGGCAGGAATATGGCCCTTAAAAAGGACGCCCTCGGGGCGCTGGCAAAGCATTCCTGGCCGGGAAACATAAGAGAGATGAAGAACCTGCTGGAAACGGCTGCGGCCCTTTGCCCCAGCGACACCATCAGCGCCGCGAACCTGCCCTTCCAGGCGGCTGGCAGCCAGTCGTCATCCGACGGCAGCCTCGCCGGCGCCGAGGAACAGGCCATCAGGGATGCTTTGGAGAAGGCGGGGGGCAACAAGAGGAAGGTGGCGAGGCTGCTGGGGATAGCGCCATCAACGCTGTATGCGAAGATGAAAAAGTTTGGACTAGAGTGA
- a CDS encoding FHA domain-containing protein, which produces MNICPNCESEMDHGLELCENCTGEGLERVMDEAIEGPAQSGIACLELEDGQRFDLGSEETLLGRSDPLDQIEPDVDLSYCGGFEQGVSRRHAIIMSDEDGYVLEDLGSTNGTVVNREKIIPGTPVNLVEGDVIHLGKMKAIFHSGIAASVSEGGVS; this is translated from the coding sequence ATGAATATCTGTCCGAATTGTGAAAGCGAAATGGATCACGGCCTTGAGCTCTGCGAGAACTGTACGGGTGAAGGTCTTGAAAGGGTAATGGACGAGGCTATCGAAGGTCCCGCTCAAAGCGGGATCGCCTGTCTGGAGCTGGAAGACGGCCAGCGGTTTGATCTTGGCTCCGAGGAAACCCTTCTCGGCCGCTCCGATCCTTTAGACCAGATCGAGCCGGATGTGGATCTGAGCTACTGCGGCGGTTTTGAGCAGGGTGTGTCCCGCCGTCACGCCATCATCATGTCAGATGAAGACGGTTACGTCCTGGAAGACCTCGGCAGCACCAACGGAACGGTGGTCAACAGGGAGAAGATCATCCCTGGAACGCCCGTGAACCTGGTGGAAGGGGATGTTATCCACCTCGGCAAGATGAAAGCGATCTTTCACTCCGGCATCGCTGCCAGTGTCAGTGAAGGTGGTGTGTCATGA